In the Sebastes fasciatus isolate fSebFas1 chromosome 12, fSebFas1.pri, whole genome shotgun sequence genome, GGCGTCACATTAcatcacacaaagacacatccaacacacactctgcaatgtgtgtgtgtgtgcttttttgGTTTAGCTGCGGTTGTGAGGACCAGCTCCTGACAGACCACTGTCCTTGTGAGGACATGTGTCCTTGTCAGGACATTACCGTTGTGATGTGTCCCTGTGAGGACATGTGTCCTTGTGAGGACATTACCGTTTCGATGTGTCCCTGTGAGGACACGTGTCCTTGTGAGGACATAACCGTTGTGATGTGTCCTCACAGATGTCTGTATTTAGAGACATTTGACTTACGTATCGTTTCCCGTTGGCCCCGTCGAAGCGGCCGTGCGTGGTGTACAGAGGGATGTCATCTCTGTGGGTCAGATGGTCGTAGGCACCGGTGTCGTTGTGGCGCCCCTTAAAGCAGCACCACCACACCAGCTGCAGAGGAAAAACACTGACTTTATTAGCTATATGACAAGAGTCTCTTTGCATATTAGTACAATGAGTGTGAGGTAGTGTAGCCCATTGGTTACCTTAGATAATATCTAAATACAGGAATACACCTAGCAACACCTCTGAAGCTCAATTAACATGTCAAGAAATAATTTCAGTACATTGCTCCTCCTAAAACAACAAACGCTGGAACCCAttcacaaataaaatgtaaaaaactgtCTATTTATTTTTGCCAGAGCAGCTCGCCTCTCTGAAGCCAGAAATCCAGTTGTGAATGTATAGAAATATCTTATTTAGTGGCAGTTgacttaatataatatttaataattaaagctacaatgaggaactttaattttgtattgattttggcggtccctttGGACAAAAgaggtagtgtttccgagctccagactccctttagaaaacctctcattttactggagcagggtctgacagtctgtccCGCTCGGTTCTGATTCTGGTTTTCCCGTGCTTCCCTCCCCTCCAGGGGGACAAGCAATAAGGCCTTGGCCTCCAGCAGTGTGTTGTCGGTGTTGactcccagcggggaccggcgGAGCAGCAACCCACCACCCGCCATAGGGGTCGGCTAAACTGGTCCCATTGGTTAACGTTAACTTTCTCAGCTAACActcgtgatcctggagagtgagtgacagtaGGCTacatattgagagaaactagtatttccttcagccattgttaaaaaaacaagacaacaatacttgctagccagcgttaactaactaactaactgcgTCAGAGGTCTGCGACGATATCGGCAACCCAACCGGcccatcttgaaacacggaccctgTGACGTTTACCATGCattgtgggtgtgactttttgtcgtgtcatcaccattcctatctatacaaccaatttgtttatgattaaattgttaacTAGAGGACAATAGTGAGGTACCTAAGCTAAAATGTTCATAACAATTGGGCATTTTGCGATCAAAGCAACACAtatggcacagatgtaggtttataagTTTGTAtgaaaagtagggctgtcagtctattaaaatatttaatcttttgacagccctaatgaaaagatatagatattggGGCACTGCAAATTTGACCCCTGAGGGaaagattttaaaaagcatccttaaaaaaataaagagggaaACATGAcatctgacatctgatctaatcagcttgaaTACAACTTGGAAATCAttaagagtcataaaatcagttttatgcaacattttggaatatttGTCCCCTATTTGGCGGCCATTATGGAAAATCGCCGCCCTCACAGGCCAAATGTGTAGTGCcctgatatctatatcttttcataaacaTATTAACCTAcgtctgtgccaaatgtgttgcttttgtcGCAAAATTATTATGCTTAACTGCCCTTctacaaagttcttcatagatcttaattttgctctcaaagttcaCCAGATTGacaaatttaactttaaaacgtacaaaatgttcttttcttAATGCacgatgtttccaaagtcaatgagtaatcatgttaaataatctcaatattgaccaaaataatcatgattatgatttttggCGTAATCGAGCAGCCCAACTCACCAGTCCGatgagcagcaggagcagcagcagcagaaccagagcaGCCAGGACCAGCAGAGCGATCCCCCATCCCGGTACGCCGCCACTGGCCGGGGACGGGGTCGTGCTCTGCGATGTGATTGGTTTACTCGGGGAAACAGAAACAGGTGAGCTGCTGGCTGTTGTAGTTCTATTTGTTGTTGCTATGGTAACATTAGACGTCGTCACGGTGGATGTAGAGCTGACATGAGTGCTGTTGTCGGGGGAAACCGTCgcagtgtgtgtggtgttggCGGTGTTTGGTGTCTCCGTGGTTACAGAAGAACCGTTTGGAGAGTTGGTTGTCATGGTAAtggttgttgtgtttctgtcgGAGGTTGTCGCATTGGTGGATCcatctgttgctgctgctgtggtgtTACTGGTGAGACTGGGACTGGACTCGGTGACGTTGGGACCAGTTGTGGTGTTACTGGTGGTACTGGAACTGGActgcgtgacgttgggaccagTTGTGGTGTTACTGGTGGTACTGGAACTGGACTGTGTGACGTTGGGACCAGTTGTGGTGTTTATGTTGGGGTCAGAGGTGGCCGAGCTATTGGTGTGATCCTTTGTCATGGAAACAGCGTGTGTAGAAACATCTGGACTGCTGGTGACTGATGAGATTGTTGTCTTGGGAACGGTCGTAGTGGAAGACGCTAGagaataagaagaaaaaaacgtataaagagaacggagctgacgggagagctagcgaccaccttggagaagttagaggaagtagacacgtgtgactacgtccgtttttcaaaataagatgttaacaaagggaactgtatatacaaaatacatatatggaaataagattgattggattatattcaccagaagtataaaacgttatatgtcccttataaattaaaaagaaaataccactaatttgtgagggaaatgtcttttttctttgatttttgggttgctggaaaaaatttaataaatacttCCTAACAATGACTgctatatttgacttcaggacatctctgactacatacatgctgaaaatcaaacatttgtactggattaatttagaagaaaaaagctaacaaaaataacaataaattgtaatatcaaatcacaatacttaaacatcataatacatatcgaatcgggaCACCCAAGTATCACGATAGTATTGAATGTGGAGATAAGCgcatcgtcccagccctaataaatacaaataattacaATCATCCTTTTCTTAAAAGATTGTATAATATCAATACTCTTAGCTGATACAAACATTGCAAGAAAAATACCAATGACCATAAATACAGAATTCATTCACAGTATTCTTCagcaaaaacactttttcatctgAACTCATCAGAAAGGTTCAATATCCAACAAAGTCATCAGATTTTCATTATTCAGACTAATCTCCCAAAACAGAGTGTATTCACCTCCGTCACTCAACATCAATAAATAACCTGAATCTAATTTCACAGTCCGTCTGTGTTTGAACTTCcatccaaaaactacattttcagtTGTTCAGGAGATATTGATGGACATCTTTCagtgttttctgacattttatagactgatTTATCTATCAGTTAATCTACAAAATCATTCAGCAGAAAagaatcattagttgcagctgtaAGTAGATATTATAAACCTCCTCCACAGTCTATAAACTGATCTCTCTAATCTCTTTGACCTCTAGTTTGAGCTGTGTGGGAGTTTTCTGTCATCTAGAAAGTCAGTTTTCGTTCTACTTTGAGCCTCAATTAAACACTGTTATTGCTATGAGtataaaagtgtttttcttaCCCGAGGCGGTGATGGCGAGAGCGATCCAGAGTGCGAGCAGTGTCTCCATCTTTCTGCAGGAAGTCCAACAGTTTGTGACAAAGATCTCAGTGTGAGCGGCTGCTGGAGTCTGTTTCCACCCAGAGAAAGAGTCCTTTATACACCTGCCTCACCTGCAcacaggtggaggaggagggaggaggaggagggaggagaggctgCCTGGCACCCTCCCATCAGGCACACCAGGACCAGAGCTCCACTCTGTGGTCACAGTTTGTCTGATTATGGCTGAGCTACAGTGAAGTggttgcattttttattttcatttaattaatcTATGCAAAGATAAAAATGCATTTGTTCGCCCTCCTCACCAAACTGTGTCCAGGATTTTAGATATTCAAGAAGTATGTGTGACCAAAACAGATTTAAAGAAGGACCTCCTGATCGTTGTGGGCAGCTGGAAggaactttttattttatttgggctgcaactaacgacagttttcattagtgaataatagtattatttttttttttatcaatttaaaaacagaaaCCCACAGATACTCAGTTTACTGTGATAATCCAGCAACACAGAAGTGTTTCTCTACAATATTTAATCTTTTAACTTCCTGTCGACAATgagtatataatattataatccaACGTACCTATACTGTAGATATAGGTATGTTGGATtagttttttgtatgtatatatattataatattatatgtatatatatatatatatatatatatatatatattttacaatgGCTGACGGGGcagccattgtaaaatctgttgaaggaacagAGGAGGGGCCGGATTGGAAATGGGCCCTACGATTCCGTTCTGTTGTTGGAGCCGTTTCATGGGTGACCAATAGGAGGCGCTGTGTGTAAACCACCTGTGGGTAAACCACGGAGGTATGGTGGTGTAGACTGATTGGATTCAGGTGCGTCGCACAGCGTGACTCAGAGTAATGATGGCGGCGTGTTACTCTGACACATTTACTTTGTTATGTTagaagacaaacagacagataaAGCCTGTCCGACTAAAGGTTTTGACTTTGGAAGCACGTCATCTAACGTTACACCGGAGCCAGCGTACAAATACCGACCACAACAAACAGTCAACATGAAGTGAAAAACCTTCCTCTATATGAGTTCTATGAGTTAAATAAGTTATATGAGTCATATAAGTTACATAGCAATAACAGTGTTTTTATCCGGTTCAGCGGTTCGTTGTCCATCACAAGGAAACGGTTGGAAAAAAGTCAcggtatagtttgtcgaaaagtcatatagtatgccgaaaaaagtttaaaaaagtcatatggtatgtcgaaaaaagtcgtagaatagtatgttgaaaaatgtcatgaataaaagtcgtagtatagtatgtcgaaaaaaagtcatagtatagtatatcaaacaaagtaaaaaaaaatcatagtatataatgtcgaaaaaagtcctaaaagtCATTACAAGCCAACACCAGGATTTCCAGTAGCTCATTAGCTCAGCTAATGGGAGGACAACTGGACTTTTTTCCTGGGGAGAAGCAATACAATCACACACCTGTTGGCCAACTAAAGGGGACTGCAGGATGCAGAAAGTGTAATCTGTCAGGAAAATACCCCATTCTGGTGCAAGGCATACCAAGTGCCCTTGTGTGGTATTTTTTCCCGATATTCaagtttaatttttgttttatggGCTAATATCCCCTATTACAGTTTATAGAAGTCTTTATTGATTCAGCTGTATTTGTATAAACTGTCGGGAagtttaatttataacaaaGCTTCATATTTTGTAAACTTCATAatttttatgtgtaaaattCTTAATTTCTAaggtaactaaagctgtcagataaatgtagtggagtagaagtagcatGAAAAGAACACTGAAGTAAAGTACTTCAAATTtatatttaagtacagtacttggaTAAATGTACTTTCGTTACATTGCATCCCTGTAAATACTGTCTACAGGTAGTATGAAGTCGGGACGCAGCATCTATTCGTTGGTGTTTTCCCATTCACTTCAACAGctgatgacagcagcatctAGTGGCCATTATAGGAACTGCAGTAGAATACAGAGagtttaaaatgatttttattGATTAAGACAGCAGTTGTTTTATTTCTACAGCGTTTGGGATTAACATGAATCTGGAGGCAGGACTTtgtaatgatgatgtcattagtTTAGTTGTAGGCGTCTTTCTCAGTCTGTGATTGGCTGGATGGTGCAGCCAATGGGAGCTCAGGAGTCAGCGCAGGCTGGACAGGCTCCGCCCCCGAGTCACCTGGGGAAAGAAGGACaggtcaaacttttttttagacacaGAGCCACCAAAACCCCAATAAatcatgtgtatatatatatatatatatatatatatatatatatatatatgtagatctatatggtttgtttttttaaagtagaGCAGGATAGAAGAATCAACAGAGTAGAGattagagtccagtagagtccttGTCTCACCGCTCAGACTGGTCAGTCTGGTCCCCAGTTGGCTCCAGAAGGAGCAGGAGCTCTGACTCAGACCCTGATGATGTCGGAGGGCGGGGCTTAGCTGCAGGTAGGTGGGCGTGGCCTCAGAGGACAGGACCTGCTGCCAGCGGGGCAGAGTTGACTCTGCCCATACACGTGACGGGTTCGGGTTCctgagaaaaaaacaggaaaaattaACTTCATTATCTAACGAGCATTAATgtactttttttcagaatagTCCCCTAGagatttaaaatgattttttccGAGATTTGACATTGTCTAACTAGCGTTAATATAACGCTAGTTAGATAAACTAGCTAACTAGCGTTAACACAATGGTCGTTATATTAATGCTAGTTAGCTAGTTTATCTAACTAGCGTTAATATAACGAGCATTGTGTTAATCTAAAAAGCGTTATCTAACTAGCGTTAATATAActtatgttaatataacatgcATTGTGTTAAACTAACTAGCGTTAATATAACTTGTGTTAATATAACATGCATTGTGTTAAACTAGCGTTATCTAACGAGCATTGTGTTGATCTAAGGAACAGTTATCTATAGAGCGTTAATATAACTAGTGTTACTATAGCGAGGGTCATCATTAGCTCATTAATAATGTCGCTGAGTTGTTTATTAGTGTTTATGTAATGAGCGTTAATCTGACCCGGTCCTAATGAAGCTGGAGAAGTAGGTCATCGCGACCACAGAGAGGCGTCGGTCAGAGGAAGTGAAACGCTGAGAGCTCATTGGATGATGAGGTGTCCCAAACACAAACTGAACGTCAAGAGGAACAGACACATCGGCCCTGCACACAGGAAACAATCAATATCTTTGATCAGTACGGATCAGTTCAGTTGATGACACACAGTCACAAAGAGTCAAACTGAAGCTACAGTTCAAGgtatgctaacattagcaagtGAGCTAACTAACAGTAAACAGTGGGTACCTGTTGTGAGAGCTGGTGGCAGGCTGGTGGTACAGGAAGACGTTAGCTTTGCTGCTAGCCCAGTGGCTAGCCATCTGCTGACTGGGACAGATGATGAACAaatctctgcaacacaaacagTTCACCTTTTTGTTTAGAGTTTGGTAACCACGGCTGGATACCAAATCTTTGTACtttgttttattcaaataaGGCTTTGTAGAAAAGTGCtagtttaaatacatttaaccaGTACCCAGCAGTAATGTACACACAAGATTATAAActaaactgaactgaatgtAGTTTTTATGTGACCTGGTGGCGTTGTTGAGCGCTCTGGAGAACAGGTTGTATCCGGCAGGTGAGGGACCATGATCCAGAGAGTAGAACCAGGCCGCCGCCTCCTTCAGCAGGTCACTTCCTGTCACTCCGCCAAGTGAGCGACTCAGAGCCTCGTAAAACGCCGTCTTACCGTCAGCTCGACCCTGCAGTGCCTCAAAGtcctgaacacaaacaaaataaacacacaaatatttaatTAGTTGACACCTGTTTCTTTGTAGAGCTAGTAATAATGTAATGATTTAGGGGAAATGacacttattttattctttactTAATATTGTGGAAGAGATTTTCTCACTGACAACCTTCTTTACTTTTCTAGAAGTCTTTAGTGACTATTACCACTTTACTTGTTTGACGCTTTTGTCCAACGTGATGAACACATAAAtagagctgggacgatacacctatctccagtttcaatactatcacgatacttgggtgccgattcgatatgtattgcgaactgtatatacagttccctttgttaacaccttattttgaaaaccagacgtagtcacacatctatacttcctctaacttcaccAAGgtcgtcgctagctctcccgtcagctggATGTATAGTGTTtaacactttggatttaacatgtgagggtgcaggtcgcatccacgcagaccctccgcggttttctactttctcgttttggctcgctgcggtttgttttggttgaaggatacggaacggatatgacggaacgttactcagactacaacaataaaagcggtaacttccttatacctccgcatagactcaaatgatttcaaaattgtaaataCATGGGTGAATCTTCAAAGTACAAACAAAGTCACTAAGATGCTTTAAACGCTTGATTTGTCTTAATTTACAGAAGTTTTCTTTTGTCTTAAAGGCAACACACCACCTAGCAACATTTCAGGCAAAACCACTTTCCTGTACTCCAGTGTCGACACATTTCAACTCTCCAGAAAAGCAGCTATTTCAGCACAAACTGGTGAGTCACATTTGCAGATGTTTGCAGTTTTGTATCAGAGCCGTTTCACTTTACAGACTCACAACTTGAACAAAttctgatttgttttgtttaagaAAAGGTAATAAATTCCACATTAAAAGCTGAATATTGTCATTTGACATCATcaccactttttaaaatgtttccttGCTGTGTTTTAGTTTCTGTCctcaacattaaatattttttttatcaagtcGTTTTctgtgtgacctctgacctttatcCTGCGAGCTCGGCTGATCAGACCGTCGTGTTCAGATGTTCCCAGAAGCAGGTCGACTCTGTGGAAGGACGACTGGGAGACGGACTGACGAACCGGAGTCCAGGACTGAAACGGACCACTGACCGCCAACAGctgcaacacacagacacacacacaggtgagacatGAAGAAACCTGGACTCTCTTTCAGACCATCGTGGTGAACTGTTTTTTAAAGCGTACTTTGGTCTGAGCAGCGTTTAGCGTGTGCACAGGCGtcgctctgaggcaggcagccAACTTGTCGTCATcagtgaggtcagaggtcacgcaGCCGAGCTCTTTGGCCAGATCGACCGCCTGACGTCTGGCAGTGGAGGGAGTCTGAACCAGTGATGGAGAAAACACAGAGCCGCCCTGCAGGAGGAACaacaacatacatacatataattaAACAAAGAAATGTCCAGTAAATAAGTCATCTGAACACCGCTGGTGGTGATAATCTAACAaggtttattttctgtatttaaagCCACACGTCTTAAATACAGTTCCATTTTAAATTCTGTTACTGAGGTCTTGTGACGGTGTGTTGAAGTGCTGTTGTTCTGGTGGGAAATGAAATTACTGACAGCGGTTACTTTGGTTTTATAGTTTTGGTCTTATTCTCTTTTCTATCTGGAATTAAAAATGTCCTAATCAGTCTAAAATCAGATTTTATCCTCCTTACAGGTGCTCTTTTTATTACTTTTGCTGTCTTGTATCACTACCGCGAAATGATACttagtactgctactaccagACTGAAGGTGGaccagaagaagaggaggagttcTCACCATCAGCATCATACGTtggaacagaggaggagaggaagagaggagatgaaggctgGTGATGTCAGCACCACGTCGCTCTGACCCGACTGTCACTCTCATGTTGTCTCCGCCCACCACAGAGATGTGGGCATTAACCCAGCGAAGCACCGCCTCCTGGTCCGACAGACCGTAGTTACCATGGAGACCAGACGAACCTGCAGACCGACATTTTTagagtaattattattattattaataatataaattttaTTATAGCCTTTTTTCCCTTTAGTAACCATGATGATGTGTTTAGCGGGcggagcgttaagtggaggcagaataattgtctgaacacgttagttaacgctggctagcatgtgttgttggcttgtttttttaacaataactgaagaaaatactagtttctctcaatatgttctgtcactcactctccaggatcacgagTGTTAGTGaagaaagttaacattaaccaatgAGACCAGATTAGCCGACCCCTACACCGCTGGAGACTCCTTCAGGAGGAGTAGACGGCTGGCTAACGTTAGTTAGAACTAACTGGCTGGTAAGAACTGGCTAactcctgctctcctcccggtgaagtagtctcctagcggcgaggagtgaggcagagggaccgtgacccaGCGCTGTCCGCTGTTGGGCTCATTTTAtgtagcatggtggaattagcaagctaagctagctaagtagccagccgtccgaccagcgggctggtggccaacggcagcgctgtaaagataaattgagggcgtataaatctttggatgtctatagttaactatccttcagtaaagtcagtcaaaaagagagtcgtacaatatcgacaaagcgtttcagagatggagagaaagggttgctaatagtttaaccTCCTGCTAACAGCAGCCAATGGCTCacggctgctgttagcagaaaactaaatattaacaacatttactctccatctctgaaacgtttctcagatatctggattctggcagccaacaacacaacaagatgacattttagatgtgtaactttagtctactgctagtgttagcctccagtctttcctttgtttagcctccagctaacaccgtgacgtcatcatgACGTCCACACTAAAACGGTCTATAAGAACTATATTCTTACCTGTGCTCAGAAATCCCAGCGCTGCAGTTCTGTAGCTGGCCGTTACCACGACAATATTACCCACAGCAGCGAGGGTGGAGCCATCCAAGAGTCCCGGGTTCTGATTGGCTGAAGGATTGAAGAAGAAACCCAGGACTGGAGCACGCcccctctgacacacacagacccacACACGTTATTGGTCAGCTGAGGTCACTGGTGAcctaatcattattattaattaacaacattaatTCCCCTTTAAAAGTTGCCTTTaatctaaattaaaatgtttttaatttagacatttttaatttgtatgcattttttttatttgatgtgaATATTAAGTGTTTATGCTGCCTGACAGGTGGAAGAAATACTCAAAAGTATTATAATCAAAATATAAAGTAAaggtactcattatgcagaataatctatactatatactatatactatgttcatcactttaatgttgcagctggtaaaggtggagcttattttaatgactttatatactgatggtagtttaatctataacaatacATCAGCAttaattagttgattatattttgttttattaatctgaatctgtaaagtaactaaagctgtcataaatgtagtgcagtaaaaagtacaatatttactctGAGCTGAGTAGAGTagtagtataaagtagcagaaaatgaaaatactcaagtaaatgtCAAGTATCTCAAAGTTGTACTTGATTAAATGTACTTCTACTTTCCACCACTAgtgtctgtttttgtgtttgtgctgtaGACGTCAGTTTGAATCCTGTGTCACTGTGTTTTTATAAACCAATAATAACTAGAGCCGAAactattagttgattaattgattagtggATCAACAGGCAGATTTTCTTTTGATATGTgatggtaaactgaatatctgttTATCTAGACGTCACGTTGGACTTTACACAAACTGTCACAAGCAACATTTGGCTGCCTAAACCATTAAACAAGTAAATAATTGACAGGTTGAtcactaatgaaaataatccccCATAATAACGACAGAACATATTTGAATAAATGAAAGAAGTGAGTTGTCTCACCAAAGCAGCAGGAGTGAAGATGTTGAGGTAGAGACAGTCTTCACTGGAGGCTGCAGACTCTTCATCACCTGGCTGGATACAACTGGGactgaaggacagacagacagcttgTTTACTGCAGTGTTTTAGTTGTTTaggaagtagggctgtcaatcgattaaaaaatatttaatcgcgattaattgcatgactgtctatgattaatcacgattaattgcaaatcaatcacacattatttatctgttcaaaatttgtcaagtatttaatactcttatcaacatgggagtgggcaaatatgctgctttatgtaaatgtatgtgtatatttattatggcaattatgtttttatatttaacgtggcaaactgcagcccaacaggcaacaacagctgtcagtgtgtcagtgtgctgacttgactatgacttgccccaaactgcatgtgattatcataaagtgggcatgtctgtaaaggggagactcgtgggtacccatagaacccattttcattcacatatctggaggtcagaggtcaagggacccct is a window encoding:
- the LOC141779543 gene encoding uncharacterized protein LOC141779543; this encodes METLLALWIALAITASASSTTTVPKTTISSVTSSPDVSTHAVSMTKDHTNSSATSDPNINTTTGPNVTQSSSSTTSNTTTGPNVTQSSSSTTSNTTTGPNVTESSPSLTSNTTAAATDGSTNATTSDRNTTTITMTTNSPNGSSVTTETPNTANTTHTATVSPDNSTHVSSTSTVTTSNVTIATTNRTTTASSSPVSVSPSKPITSQSTTPSPASGGVPGWGIALLVLAALVLLLLLLLLIGLLVWWCCFKGRHNDTGAYDHLTHRDDIPLYTTHGRFDGANGKRYEDLDKPMKNRTGTYTVNQ